One Bosea sp. 124 genomic window, ACGGCCCTGGCTGTCCTGGCTGCGCGAGCGCGGCCATGCCGATGCCACCGACCGCTCGGTTCACCGCGCGCGGGGACAGGTAGCCGAGATCGGCAACGGCCCGCCGGCCTATGGCCATGACGAGACCCAGACCGCCTTCCTGACCGACGAATTCCTGCGCTGGCATGGCGAGCAGGACGAAGCCTGGTTCGCGCATCTCTCCTTCCTGCGCCCGCACCCGCCCTTCGTCGTGCCCGGGCCCTACAACGCGATGTTCTCTCCGGAAGACGGACCCGCTTTCCTCGGTGCGGGCGACCGTGCGACGGAACGCGCCCTGCATCCCTATCTGGCCTGGCAGATGGCCGGGCAGACGAAGGGCAGCTTCGTGCAGGATGCCGACGGCCGCGTCGAGGATTGGGACCGGGCCGACTTCGCCGCCCTGCGCGCCGTCTATTACGGCATGATCGCCGAGGTGGACGCGCAGATCGGCCGCATCTGCCAGACCCTGCGCCAGCGCGGCGACTGGGAGAACACGCTTGTCGTGTTCTGCTCCGACCATGGCGAGATGGCCGGCGACCATTGGCTGCTGGGCAAGGGCGGCTTCTTCGAGGCGAGCTATCATATCCCGCTGATCATCCGCGATCCGGCAAGCGCCGCCGAGGGCGGCCGGCAAGTCTTTGCCTTCACCTCCGCCGCCGACATCCTGCCGACGCTCGCCGCGCGCCTCGGCATCGCGCCCGGGAACCATCAGGACGGCGCGTCGCTGTTGCCTTTCCTGAACGGCGCGGTGCCGGCCGGCTGGCGCGACGCCGCCTTCTGGGAGTTCGACTTCCGCGACATCGCGCAGGGCCGAGCCGAGGCCCATTTCGGGCTGGCGTCCAACGCCTGCAATCTCGCCGTGATCCGCGACGAGGCGTGGAAATACGTGCATTTCGCCGGGCTGCCGCCGCTGCTCTTCGACCTCGCCAACGACCCCGGCGAGACGCGCAACCTCGCCGGCGACCCGGCCCATGCCGGCATCAGGCTGGCCTATGCCGAGACGCTGCTGTCGCTGCGGGCGCGCCATCTCGACCAGACGCTGGCCTATACGCATCTCGGCGAGAGCGGGCCGGTGACGCGCCGGCCGGGTGCATAGACCCGGCCAGCCTTCTCGGAAACGCACCGCCGGGTCCTTCCATGGCCCGGCTAAAGGCCTCACCCGATGGCGGCCTGTCCGGCCGCGAAGCACAACCCTGTCCACCAGATGCCAGACCACGCCCGGCCGCGCCGGACGTGGCGCCGATCTTGCTTGGTTCCCGGACAGACCAATGGCGGCCCGACAAGGCCGCACCGGGCATCCGCCCGGCCACGATACCGAGGCCTTTCGACCAAGAAGCCAGCAAAACAACAGGGGATCACGATGTTCAAGACGCAGAGCAGGGGAACCGTCGGCCGCCGTGACTTTCTGAAGCTTGCCGCCGCCGCCGGAGCGGGCGTCGCGATGCCCGCGATCATCAGCAGCAGTGCGCTCGCCTCGTCCGGCGAGATCAACATCATGATGTGGTCGGACTATCTGCCCGAGAGCTTCGTCAAGGCGTTCACCGCGAAGACCGGGATCAAGGTCAACTTCACCGGCATCGGCTCCAACGACGACATCCTCAACAAGATGAAGGCCAGCAATGGCCAGGGCTTCGACATCGTGACGCCGACGGTGAACCGCAGCCCGCTCTGGGCCGATCTCGGCCTGCTGCAACCCTTCGACATGAAGAAGGTCCCGATCGAGAAGGTGAACCCGGCGATGGCGCTGGGCGAGACGCACTGGAACTTCGGCAACAAGGGCGTGCACTGGCTGCCGCATATCTGGGGCACCGAGGGCGTCTCCTGGCGCACCGACAAGTTCACGCCGGCCGGTCCGGCGCCGAGCTATTACGACGTCTGGGACGACGCCAACGCCGGCAAGACGATGGGGCGCGGCCATTCGATGATGCTGGGGCTGGGGCTCGGCCTCGAGCGGCGCGGCGAGATGGCGCCGGGCTCGATCTGGGAGGCCTACAAGACGCCGGAAAAGATGACGGAGGTCTGGACCAAGCTGGCCGAGATCGCGATCAAGAAGAAGAAGAACATCAAGCTGATCTGGAACGATGCCGACGCCCAGAAGAACGGCCTGCTGAACGAGGGCGTCATCGTCGGCCAGACCTGGGACGGCCCGCCGATCGCGCTCAAGACCGCCGGTGAGCCGGTGATGTACCGCGCGCCGGTCGAGGGCGCGATGGCCTGGGTCGACGGGCTTTCGCTGCCGATCGGCGTCAAGAACGTCGACCAGGTCTATGCCTTCATCGCCGCGGCCTATGACGCTCAACTCGCCGGCGAGGCGATCAAGACGCATGGCTACAACTCGCCGGTCGTCGGCGCCGACAAGTTCGGCGGCG contains:
- a CDS encoding extracellular solute-binding protein, which encodes MFKTQSRGTVGRRDFLKLAAAAGAGVAMPAIISSSALASSGEINIMMWSDYLPESFVKAFTAKTGIKVNFTGIGSNDDILNKMKASNGQGFDIVTPTVNRSPLWADLGLLQPFDMKKVPIEKVNPAMALGETHWNFGNKGVHWLPHIWGTEGVSWRTDKFTPAGPAPSYYDVWDDANAGKTMGRGHSMMLGLGLGLERRGEMAPGSIWEAYKTPEKMTEVWTKLAEIAIKKKKNIKLIWNDADAQKNGLLNEGVIVGQTWDGPPIALKTAGEPVMYRAPVEGAMAWVDGLSLPIGVKNVDQVYAFIAAAYDAQLAGEAIKTHGYNSPVVGADKFGGEIYAKNFADAYPGDALAKLNPWPAEAPWYAAKRSEFVNKFMSA
- a CDS encoding alkaline phosphatase family protein, whose translation is MKPNILLVTADQWRGDCLSALAHACVRTPNLDALAAEGTLFARHYAGAAPCSPARASLYTGLYPMNHRVCQNGSPLDARFDTLARLGRRAGYDPTLFGYTDTAPDPRGMAPGDPHLTSYEGVLPGFSVRRLLPEHERPWLSWLRERGHADATDRSVHRARGQVAEIGNGPPAYGHDETQTAFLTDEFLRWHGEQDEAWFAHLSFLRPHPPFVVPGPYNAMFSPEDGPAFLGAGDRATERALHPYLAWQMAGQTKGSFVQDADGRVEDWDRADFAALRAVYYGMIAEVDAQIGRICQTLRQRGDWENTLVVFCSDHGEMAGDHWLLGKGGFFEASYHIPLIIRDPASAAEGGRQVFAFTSAADILPTLAARLGIAPGNHQDGASLLPFLNGAVPAGWRDAAFWEFDFRDIAQGRAEAHFGLASNACNLAVIRDEAWKYVHFAGLPPLLFDLANDPGETRNLAGDPAHAGIRLAYAETLLSLRARHLDQTLAYTHLGESGPVTRRPGA